One genomic window of Leptotrichia shahii includes the following:
- the hisA gene encoding 1-(5-phosphoribosyl)-5-[(5-phosphoribosylamino)methylideneamino]imidazole-4-carboxamide isomerase: protein MIEIFPAIDLHNGQAVRLRQGDYNQVEVFFKNPVEVLDFFNKNNSKNLHIVDLDGAKNGNTKNYEVIKELVEKSDFFVQVGGGIRDEERIKKYIELGVNRVILGTIAVENEEFLKEMVKKYGDKIAVSVDAKDEKVAVKGWTETVELNSVEFCKKLSDIGVQTIIYTDISKDGMLNGTNLEIYKKLSKVVNSDIIASGGITFLDEIKELNKNHIYGAIVGKAIYSGNLDLKEVLNISK, encoded by the coding sequence ATGATAGAAATTTTTCCAGCGATAGATTTACATAACGGACAGGCAGTTAGATTAAGACAGGGGGATTATAACCAAGTGGAAGTATTTTTTAAAAATCCTGTTGAAGTTTTGGACTTTTTTAATAAAAATAATTCAAAAAATCTTCATATTGTGGATTTGGATGGAGCAAAAAATGGGAATACAAAAAATTATGAGGTTATAAAAGAATTGGTTGAAAAAAGTGATTTTTTTGTTCAAGTAGGTGGTGGAATCCGTGATGAAGAAAGAATAAAAAAATATATTGAATTAGGAGTAAATCGTGTTATTTTGGGAACAATTGCCGTTGAAAATGAAGAATTTTTGAAGGAAATGGTAAAAAAATATGGCGATAAAATTGCAGTTTCTGTAGATGCGAAAGATGAGAAAGTTGCGGTTAAAGGATGGACTGAAACTGTAGAATTGAACTCGGTTGAATTTTGCAAAAAATTATCGGATATAGGTGTGCAAACAATAATTTATACCGATATTTCAAAAGATGGAATGTTAAATGGAACAAATCTTGAAATTTATAAAAAATTGTCAAAAGTAGTTAATTCAGATATTATTGCTTCAGGTGGGATTACTTTTTTGGATGAGATTAAAGAACTTAACAAAAATCATATTTATGGAGCAATTGTGGGAAAGGCGATTTATTCAGGAAATCTTGATTTGAAAGAAGTACTTAACATTAGTAAATAA
- a CDS encoding nucleotidyltransferase family protein codes for MKKEEILKKLKEINKKKYSILKLGLFGSFSKNNDTFNSDIDILVKMEFKKGMYQNFCNLHKRLEEIFQKKWI; via the coding sequence ATGAAAAAAGAAGAAATTTTAAAAAAACTAAAAGAAATTAATAAAAAGAAATATTCAATTTTAAAATTAGGACTTTTTGGTAGTTTTTCTAAAAATAACGATACTTTTAATAGTGATATCGACATTCTTGTAAAAATGGAATTTAAAAAGGGAATGTATCAAAATTTTTGTAATTTACACAAAAGACTTGAAGAAATTTTTCAAAAAAAGTGGATTTAG
- the hisF gene encoding imidazole glycerol phosphate synthase subunit HisF: protein MLAKRIIPCLDVRNGKVVKGVNFTGIREVDSPVELAKFYNKSGADELVFYDITATVEERGLFTDILKEVASQIFIPLTVGGGINTLDDFDRVLKAGADKVSVNSGVIRNPKLIEEAAKKYGDQCVVLSVDVKRVDGKFKVFAKGGRENTGIDAIEWFVNGQENGAGEVVVNSIDTDGVKNGFDLELLEILSKKLSIPIVASGGAGNMEHFRDLFKIPGIDAGLAASIFHFKEVEIMELKKYLKSNGVEMRI from the coding sequence ATGCTTGCAAAGAGAATTATTCCCTGTTTGGACGTAAGAAATGGAAAAGTTGTAAAAGGAGTTAATTTTACTGGAATAAGAGAAGTTGACAGCCCTGTGGAATTAGCAAAATTTTATAATAAATCAGGAGCTGATGAGCTTGTTTTTTATGATATTACGGCAACTGTTGAGGAAAGAGGCTTGTTTACAGATATTTTGAAAGAAGTGGCAAGTCAAATTTTTATTCCGCTTACTGTTGGCGGTGGGATAAATACGCTGGATGATTTTGATAGAGTTTTAAAAGCTGGAGCTGATAAAGTAAGTGTCAATTCTGGGGTAATAAGAAATCCAAAATTGATTGAAGAAGCTGCAAAAAAATATGGAGATCAATGTGTTGTTTTGTCAGTTGATGTAAAACGAGTTGATGGTAAATTTAAAGTTTTTGCAAAAGGTGGAAGAGAAAATACTGGAATTGATGCAATAGAGTGGTTTGTAAATGGTCAGGAAAATGGTGCTGGAGAAGTTGTCGTAAACAGTATCGATACAGATGGAGTTAAAAACGGATTTGACTTGGAATTACTTGAAATTTTATCAAAAAAATTGTCGATTCCAATAGTTGCATCAGGCGGAGCTGGAAATATGGAGCATTTTAGAGATTTATTTAAAATTCCGGGAATTGATGCGGGACTTGCGGCTTCGATTTTTCACTTTAAGGAAGTGGAAATTATGGAGTTGAAAAAATATTTGAAGAGTAATGGTGTTGAGATGAGAATTTGA